One Frankia alni ACN14a DNA window includes the following coding sequences:
- a CDS encoding nitrate/nitrite transporter, with protein sequence MSATLEGVPTTDLAPAASRRGRWIDDWRPDDPSFWHHGGSRIARRNLIFSILAEHVGFSIWSLWSVTVLFLGPKYHIDPAGKFLLTSLPTLVGSVLRIPYTFAVARFGGRNWTIVSALLLLVPTILAAIVLKPGVSYTTLLLVAAVAGVGGGNFASSMTNINAYYPDRLKGRALGLNAGGGNLGVAAIQLVALLVLATAGKGHPRVVLAIYIPLIVLVALGAALFMDNLSTARNDRGAMREVARDGHTWVMSLLYIGTFGSFIGFGFAFGQVLQVQFADRFDTPIKAAYLTFLGPLLGSLIRPLGGLLADRFGGARITFANFVAMAAAAAAVLVASLTDSLAGFLVGFIALFVFSGVGNGSTYKMIPAIFRAKSRLAVDAGADPLAADRAARRRSGALIGLAGAIGAFGGVLVNLAFRQSFLSYRSGDAAYISFIAYYALCFALTWFVYLRPSARRLSGI encoded by the coding sequence ATGAGCGCCACGCTGGAAGGCGTCCCGACCACCGACCTCGCCCCGGCCGCGTCCCGCCGGGGCCGCTGGATCGACGACTGGCGGCCCGACGACCCGTCGTTCTGGCACCACGGCGGGTCCCGCATCGCCCGCCGCAATCTGATCTTCTCGATCCTGGCCGAGCACGTCGGCTTCTCGATCTGGTCGCTGTGGTCGGTGACGGTCCTGTTCCTCGGGCCGAAGTACCACATCGATCCCGCCGGGAAGTTCCTGCTGACGTCGCTGCCGACGCTGGTCGGCAGCGTGCTGCGCATCCCGTACACCTTCGCCGTCGCCCGCTTCGGCGGACGGAACTGGACGATCGTCAGCGCGCTGCTGCTGCTCGTCCCCACGATCCTCGCCGCGATCGTCCTCAAACCCGGTGTCTCGTACACCACGCTGCTGCTCGTCGCCGCGGTCGCGGGCGTCGGCGGCGGCAACTTCGCCTCGTCGATGACGAACATCAACGCCTACTACCCGGACCGGCTCAAGGGCCGGGCGCTCGGGCTCAACGCCGGCGGCGGGAACCTGGGCGTGGCCGCGATCCAGCTCGTCGCCCTGCTCGTGCTCGCCACGGCGGGCAAGGGCCACCCGCGGGTCGTCCTGGCGATCTACATCCCGCTGATCGTGCTGGTCGCGCTCGGTGCGGCGCTGTTCATGGACAACCTCTCCACGGCGCGCAACGACCGCGGCGCGATGCGCGAGGTCGCCCGCGACGGCCACACGTGGGTGATGTCGCTGCTCTACATCGGCACGTTCGGCTCGTTCATCGGCTTCGGCTTCGCCTTCGGCCAGGTGCTGCAGGTGCAGTTCGCCGACCGGTTCGACACCCCGATCAAGGCCGCCTACCTGACGTTCCTCGGGCCGCTGCTCGGCTCGCTGATCCGCCCGCTCGGCGGCCTGCTGGCCGACCGGTTCGGCGGCGCCCGCATCACGTTCGCGAACTTCGTGGCGATGGCCGCCGCGGCCGCGGCCGTGCTCGTCGCCTCGCTGACGGACTCGTTGGCCGGCTTCCTCGTCGGGTTCATCGCCCTGTTCGTCTTCAGCGGCGTCGGCAACGGGTCGACGTACAAGATGATCCCGGCGATCTTCCGGGCGAAGTCGCGCCTCGCCGTCGATGCCGGCGCCGACCCGCTGGCCGCCGATCGCGCCGCCCGGCGCCGCTCCGGCGCGCTGATCGGCCTGGCCGGCGCGATCGGCGCGTTCGGCGGCGTGCTGGTGAACCTGGCCTTCCGGCAGTCGTTCCTGAGCTACCGGTCCGGCGACGCGGCGTACATCTCCTTCATCGCCTACTACGCGCTGTGCTTCGCCCTCACCTGGTTCGTCTACCTGCGGCCCTCAGCCCGCCGCCTGAGCGGCATCTGA
- a CDS encoding sigma-70 family RNA polymerase sigma factor, with protein sequence MSAAAGSSALAAAFEAERPHLRGVAYRLLGSFADAEDAVQEAWLRLGRVDAGRISDLRAWLTVVVSRLCLDQLRSARGRREGYVGPWLPEPFVDGFAGGDGTGGGADAGLPVVDAAFVAGAAVPVGADPATGGRVADPADRVTLAESVSMAMMVVLETLSPAERTAFILHDVFGYDFAEIAAATGRTPAAARQLASRARRHVRDRSVRFDPDPASRRRVAEAFFAAAAGGDLDGLLALLDPNAVLRSDGGGNAQAARRPVAGADRVARFVLGILAKAARRADGRVRIQPVEVNGEPGFASFEGDVLRYLAGLHVAGGRIVEINIVANPEKMRHLPAAAPAGGAVPVGGAVPVGGAARCARSVGPDRAGRTAVGPTPSG encoded by the coding sequence ATGTCGGCCGCGGCCGGTTCCTCGGCGCTGGCCGCGGCGTTCGAGGCCGAGCGTCCGCACCTGCGGGGGGTGGCCTACCGCCTGCTGGGCTCCTTCGCCGACGCCGAGGACGCGGTGCAGGAGGCCTGGCTGCGCCTCGGCCGGGTCGACGCCGGGCGGATCTCCGACCTGCGCGCCTGGCTGACCGTGGTGGTCAGCCGGCTGTGCCTGGACCAGCTCCGCTCGGCCCGCGGTCGCCGGGAGGGGTACGTCGGGCCCTGGCTGCCCGAGCCGTTCGTCGACGGGTTCGCGGGCGGCGACGGCACCGGGGGCGGCGCAGACGCCGGCTTGCCCGTGGTGGACGCGGCGTTCGTCGCCGGTGCGGCGGTACCGGTCGGCGCCGACCCCGCGACCGGGGGTCGGGTGGCGGACCCGGCCGACCGGGTGACGCTCGCCGAGTCGGTGAGCATGGCGATGATGGTCGTGCTCGAGACGCTCAGCCCGGCCGAGCGCACCGCCTTCATCCTGCACGACGTGTTCGGCTACGACTTCGCCGAGATCGCCGCGGCCACCGGGCGCACCCCGGCCGCGGCCCGCCAGCTCGCCAGCCGGGCGCGGCGCCACGTCCGGGACCGGTCGGTCCGCTTCGACCCGGATCCGGCGTCGCGGCGTCGCGTCGCCGAGGCCTTCTTCGCCGCGGCGGCCGGCGGCGACCTCGACGGGCTGCTGGCCCTGCTCGATCCGAACGCCGTCCTGCGCAGCGACGGCGGGGGGAACGCGCAGGCCGCCCGCCGGCCGGTGGCGGGCGCCGACCGGGTCGCCCGGTTCGTGCTCGGCATCCTCGCCAAGGCGGCCCGGCGCGCCGACGGGCGGGTGCGGATCCAGCCGGTCGAGGTCAACGGCGAACCCGGCTTCGCCAGCTTCGAGGGCGACGTCCTGCGCTACCTCGCCGGCCTGCACGTGGCGGGCGGCCGGATCGTCGAGATCAACATCGTCGCGAACCCGGAGAAGATGCGCCACCTGCCCGCCGCGGCCCCGGCCGGCGGTGCGGTTCCGGTGGGCGGTGCGGTTCCGGTGGGCGGTGCGGCGCGATGTGCCCGGTCTGTGGGCCCGGACCGGGCAGGACGCACCGCAGTCGGCCCCACCCCGTCGGGCTAG
- a CDS encoding gamma carbonic anhydrase family protein, protein MAVYALGDAVPVIDPTAYVHPDATVIGTVTIGPESTVWPGAVLRGDYGSIVIGARTSVQDGTVIHATEELATVVGDDCTIGHLVHLEGCVVEDGSLIGSGSVVLHRVRVGRGGLVGAGAVVVGDTVVPPGGRALGIPAKVLPGGPDQAGLAAGAAVYVANGKRYRDQLRRID, encoded by the coding sequence ATGGCCGTGTACGCCCTGGGAGACGCCGTTCCCGTCATCGACCCGACGGCCTACGTCCACCCGGACGCCACCGTCATCGGCACGGTGACGATCGGCCCCGAGTCGACCGTGTGGCCGGGGGCGGTGCTGCGCGGCGACTACGGGTCGATCGTGATCGGCGCGCGCACCTCCGTCCAGGACGGCACGGTGATCCACGCGACCGAGGAGCTGGCGACCGTCGTCGGCGACGACTGCACGATCGGGCACCTCGTGCACCTGGAGGGCTGCGTCGTCGAGGACGGCTCGCTGATCGGATCCGGCTCGGTGGTCCTGCACCGGGTCCGGGTCGGGCGCGGCGGGCTGGTCGGGGCCGGGGCGGTCGTCGTGGGTGACACGGTCGTGCCGCCGGGCGGGCGGGCCCTCGGGATCCCGGCCAAGGTGCTGCCCGGCGGCCCGGACCAGGCCGGTCTCGCCGCGGGTGCCGCCGTCTACGTCGCGAACGGCAAGCGCTACCGCGACCAGCTACGCCGGATCGACTAG